A DNA window from Loxodonta africana isolate mLoxAfr1 chromosome 7, mLoxAfr1.hap2, whole genome shotgun sequence contains the following coding sequences:
- the LOC111749187 gene encoding olfactory receptor 10AG1-like: MNRQEKPPVDNLTELMEFVLLGFADMPQLQWFLFGLFLIIYIIILMSNGTIFLITKMDPALQSPMYFFLANFSFLEICYVSATLPRMLMNLGTQRRRISLIACATQMCFVLIFAGTECLLLAVMAYDRYVAICNPLHYPLVMNNRVCILLAIGSWTIGIPVMIGHTYQIFSLSFCRSKQINHFFCDIPPILKLACGDTFVNEALVYIVAVVFVMVPFLLILGSYSKIVSIILKLPSATNRAKAFSTCSSHLMVVMLFFGSGIIAYLRPNSRHSEETDKVLSLFYAILTPMLNPMIYSLRNKDVIMALRKLLCK; this comes from the coding sequence ATGAATCGTCAAGAAAAACCTCCAGTAGATAATCTAACTGAACTGATGGAATTTGTTCTCTTGGGCTTTGCTGACATGCCCCAACTCCAGTGGtttctttttggattgtttttaATCATCTATATTATTATCCTGATGAGCAATGGCACCATATTTCTAATAACAAAAATGGATCCTGCTCTCCAGAgccctatgtattttttcctggcaaatttttccttcttggAAATCTGCTACGTATCAGCTACTCTCCCCAGAATGCTGATGAATCTAGGGACACAGAGAAGAAGAATTTCCCTAATTGCCTGTGCTACGCAGATGTGCTTTGTCCTTATATTTGCAGGCACAGAGTGTTTGCTCCtggcagtgatggcctatgaccgctatgtggccatttgtaacccTCTGCACTATCCTCTAGTCATGAACAACAGGGTCTGTATCCTGTTGGCGATTGGGTCCTGGACCATTGGAATCCCAGTGATGATAGGGCATACCTATcagattttctctctttctttttgtagATCTAAACAAATTAACCATTTCTTCTGTGACATTCCCCCAATACTCAAGCTGGCTTGTGGGGACACTTTTGTAAATGAGGCTTTGGTCTACATAGTTGCTGTGGTATTTGTAATGGTTCCATTTCTGTTGATACTTGGCTCCTACAGTAAAATTGTCTCCATCATCCTTAAGTTGCCATCAGCCACAAATCGAgccaaagccttctccacctgctcaTCTCATCTTATGGTTGTGATGTTATTCTTTGGATCAGGCATTATTGCATACTTAAGACCCAACAGCAGACACTCAGAGGAAACTGACAAAGTTCTATCTCTTTTCTACGCTATCCTAACTCCTATGCTTAATCCTATGATATATAGTCTAAGGAACAAGGATGTCATAATGGCACTGAGAAAATTGCTATGTAAATAA
- the LOC135231831 gene encoding olfactory receptor 10AG1-like, with protein MNHQVKPPEDNLTELMAFVLLGFADMPHLRWFLFGLFLIIYIIILMSNGTVFLITKMDPALQSPMYFFLANFSFLEICYVSTTLPRMLMNLGTQRRRISLVACATQMCFVLMFGGLECLLLAVMAYDRYVAICNPLRYPLVLNHRVCIQLVTGSWTIGIPVMIGQTYQVFSLPFCGSNQINHFFCDIPPILKLACGDTFVNELLVYSVSVLFVMVPFLLILGSYSKIISIILKLPSATSRAKAFSTCSSHLMVVMLFFGSGIITYLRPNTRHSEGTDKVLSLFYTILTPMFNPMIYSLRNKDVIMALRKLLSK; from the coding sequence ATGAATCATCAAGTAAAACCACCAGAAGACAATCTAACAGAACTGATGGCATTTGTTCTCTTGGGCTTTGCTGACATGCCCCATCTCCGGTGgtttctttttggattatttttaatCATCTATATCATTATCCTGATGAGCAATGGCACCGTATTTCTAATAACAAAAATGGATCCTGCTCTCCAGAgccctatgtattttttcctagcaaatttttccttcttggAAATCTGCTATGTATCAACTACTCTCCCCAGAATGCTGATGAATCTAGGAACCCAGAGAAGAAGAATTTCCTTAGTTGCCTGTGCTACACAGATGTGCTTTGTCCTCatgtttggaggtttagagtgtTTGCTCCtggcagtgatggcctatgaccgctatgtggccatttgtaacccTCTGCGCTATCCTCTAGTCCTGAACCACAGGGTCTGCATTCAGTTGGTGACTGGGTCCTGGACCATTGGAATTCCAGTTATGATAGGGCAGACATATCAggttttctctctgcctttttgtGGATCTAACCAAATTAACCACTTCTTCTGTGATATTCCCCCAATACTCAAGCTGGCTTGTGGGGACACCTTTGTAAATGAGCTGTTGGTCTACTCAGTTTCTGTGTTATTTGTCATGGTTCCATTTCTGTTGATACTTGGCTCCTACAGTAAAATcatctccatcatcctgaagttGCCATCAGCCACAAGTCGAGCCAAAGCCTTCTCCACTTGCTCATCTCATCTTATGGTTGTGATGTTATTCTTTGGATCAGGCATTATTACATACTTAAGACCCAACACTAGGCACTCAGAAGGAACTGACAAAGTTTTATCTCTTTTCTACACTATCCTAACTCCTATGTTTAATCCCATGATATATAGTCTAAGGAACAAGGATGTCATAATGGCACTGAGAAAATTACTAAgtaaataa